One genomic segment of Pedobacter endophyticus includes these proteins:
- a CDS encoding nucleotidyltransferase family protein produces the protein MVQTGIVILAAGSSSRLGKPKQLLAIDGKTLLQRVCDAATAAQLAPIVVVLGANADKILPQDNDSQINFVVNSNWAQGMSSSITAGLKRIAAHESQVKSVIISVCDQPYISSELFTSLINKHNETKKGIIASQYGGTIGTPVLFARKYFEDLMLLTGENGAKGLITMQATDLATISFEQGNIDIDTESDYQSLLNKQHD, from the coding sequence ATGGTACAAACCGGAATTGTTATTTTGGCAGCGGGCAGCTCCTCTCGTTTAGGAAAACCCAAGCAGCTTTTAGCTATTGATGGCAAAACACTTTTGCAAAGGGTTTGCGATGCTGCAACAGCCGCTCAACTGGCGCCAATTGTTGTGGTGCTTGGCGCTAATGCCGATAAAATATTACCGCAGGATAATGATAGCCAAATTAACTTTGTTGTTAACAGCAATTGGGCACAAGGCATGTCATCGAGCATAACGGCGGGTTTAAAAAGGATAGCGGCGCACGAAAGCCAAGTAAAAAGCGTAATAATATCGGTTTGCGATCAACCCTATATCAGTTCGGAGCTATTTACATCGTTAATTAATAAACACAACGAAACAAAAAAGGGCATTATAGCCAGCCAATATGGAGGTACTATTGGTACGCCAGTGTTGTTTGCCCGTAAGTATTTTGAAGATTTGATGCTGTTAACAGGTGAGAATGGTGCCAAGGGGCTGATAACCATGCAGGCTACCGATTTGGCAACAATAAGTTTTGAGCAGGGAAATATTGATATTGATACCGAAAGCGATTATCAATCGCTATTAAATAAACAACATGATTAA
- a CDS encoding ThiF family adenylyltransferase, which translates to METERYSRQIILKGFGLSAQQKLSQATVLVIGAGGLGCPALQYLAAAGVGHIGIIDDDTVSLSNLHRQILFSTADIDTFKAETAKRKLQALNPDISVVSYTQRLNQNNILELLGRYDYIVDATDNFESRYLINDACALLQKPLIFAAVSGYEGQLAVFNVLHDGQTTNYRDLFPIPPAQGEIPNCAENGVLGVLAGTIGTMQASEVIKLITGIGKPLINSLLTYNMLDHQLYEVALSPARGTYKLPATENEFLKMNYDYTNETQTHTFIEIDTDKMDALIEAGSTLLIDVREAHESPALDPTKYQKAPMSSFNQFLSGDVEAKNLVLICQHGIRSITAAEALKDKYQTTKNIFSLKGGIARYRHYFKN; encoded by the coding sequence ATGGAAACTGAACGCTACAGCAGGCAAATTATTTTAAAAGGTTTTGGGCTTTCGGCACAACAGAAGCTTTCGCAGGCAACAGTGCTCGTTATCGGGGCTGGTGGCTTAGGTTGTCCTGCCCTCCAATACCTTGCAGCAGCGGGCGTAGGGCATATCGGCATTATCGACGATGATACCGTATCGTTAAGTAACCTGCACCGCCAAATCTTATTCAGCACGGCTGATATTGATACTTTTAAGGCAGAAACTGCCAAACGGAAGTTGCAAGCACTAAACCCTGACATTAGCGTTGTAAGTTATACACAGCGCTTAAATCAAAATAACATCCTCGAGCTACTGGGCCGCTATGATTATATCGTAGATGCAACCGATAACTTTGAAAGCAGGTACCTCATTAATGATGCTTGCGCATTGCTGCAAAAGCCCTTGATATTTGCAGCAGTTTCGGGTTACGAAGGGCAGTTGGCGGTATTTAATGTGTTGCACGATGGACAAACGACCAACTACCGCGACTTGTTTCCCATCCCGCCGGCTCAGGGTGAAATACCCAATTGTGCCGAAAATGGTGTGCTGGGCGTTTTGGCTGGCACAATCGGCACCATGCAGGCATCAGAAGTAATCAAACTGATTACTGGCATTGGAAAACCGCTTATCAACTCGCTTTTAACTTACAATATGCTTGATCATCAGCTTTACGAAGTTGCCCTTTCTCCCGCAAGGGGAACCTATAAACTCCCGGCAACGGAAAATGAATTTCTAAAAATGAATTACGATTACACCAACGAAACACAAACGCATACGTTTATAGAGATCGACACCGATAAAATGGATGCGCTGATTGAAGCAGGCTCAACACTGCTTATTGATGTTCGGGAGGCACATGAGTCTCCGGCATTAGATCCAACGAAATACCAAAAGGCACCTATGTCGTCCTTTAATCAGTTTCTTAGCGGTGATGTTGAAGCAAAAAACCTCGTTCTGATTTGTCAACACGGAATCAGGAGCATAACAGCAGCCGAGGCACTGAAAGATAAATACCAAACAACAAAAAATATATTCAGTCTTAAAGGCGGCATAGCGAGATACAGACACTATTTTAAGAATTAA
- a CDS encoding molybdopterin molybdotransferase MoeA — MITVNEAKQLVENNVLPLPLKRVPIAEAAGRTLASNVYAICHIPAFAQSSMDGYALKFSDKDQPLDVNGEMAAGTAVKIKINSGETARIFTGAPLPDGADTVVMQEKVTIIGNKIKIEDEKLTQGSNVRNMGAEIKAGELAMEAGSFLSPAAIGFLAGIGIAEVDVFPAPKLAIIVTGKELQTPGKDLAFGQVYESNSFSLTAALKNEGINEIEVFSADDDLQALQNVLEKALAANDVVLLTGGVSVGDYDFVLEASALCNVKQIFHKVKQKPGKPLFFGTKDGKVVFGLPGNPSSVLNCYYNYVVPALKLLSQQESKITEIEATLAADYEKPAGLTHFLKATYTRGLATPLTAQESFRLSSFAQANCLIILEQDRSHFKKGESIKVVLIN; from the coding sequence ATGATTACCGTAAATGAAGCAAAGCAACTTGTTGAAAATAACGTTTTACCATTACCTTTAAAAAGAGTACCTATTGCCGAGGCTGCCGGGCGCACTTTGGCGAGTAATGTGTACGCCATTTGCCATATTCCCGCATTTGCGCAGTCATCAATGGATGGCTATGCCTTAAAATTTAGCGATAAGGATCAGCCCCTTGACGTGAACGGAGAAATGGCGGCGGGTACAGCTGTAAAAATCAAGATTAACAGCGGTGAAACGGCCCGGATTTTTACCGGAGCGCCTTTGCCCGATGGCGCCGATACGGTGGTGATGCAAGAAAAGGTTACCATCATCGGCAACAAAATAAAAATCGAAGACGAAAAACTAACTCAGGGCTCAAACGTGAGAAACATGGGCGCCGAAATTAAAGCGGGCGAACTTGCAATGGAGGCCGGGAGTTTTCTTTCGCCCGCAGCGATAGGCTTTTTAGCCGGAATAGGCATTGCCGAAGTCGATGTTTTCCCAGCACCCAAACTTGCCATTATTGTAACCGGAAAGGAATTGCAAACACCCGGGAAGGATTTGGCTTTCGGCCAGGTGTACGAATCCAATTCCTTTTCGTTAACAGCGGCATTAAAGAACGAAGGCATTAATGAGATTGAGGTTTTCTCGGCAGATGATGATTTACAAGCACTGCAAAACGTGCTCGAAAAGGCGTTGGCCGCAAATGATGTGGTTCTCCTTACCGGTGGCGTTAGCGTTGGCGACTACGATTTTGTTTTAGAGGCTTCAGCATTGTGTAATGTGAAACAGATCTTTCATAAGGTAAAGCAAAAGCCCGGGAAACCGCTGTTCTTCGGCACAAAAGACGGCAAAGTGGTTTTTGGCTTACCCGGCAACCCTTCGTCCGTATTAAACTGTTATTATAATTACGTTGTGCCCGCATTAAAGTTATTGAGCCAGCAAGAAAGCAAGATAACAGAAATTGAAGCTACGCTTGCCGCCGATTATGAAAAGCCTGCCGGGTTAACACATTTTTTAAAAGCAACCTATACCCGGGGGCTAGCAACACCGCTAACGGCTCAGGAATCTTTCCGGTTAAGTTCGTTTGCACAGGCCAATTGTCTGATCATTCTTGAACAAGATCGAAGCCATTTTAAAAAAGGAGAATCGATTAAAGTTGTTCTTATTAATTAG
- a CDS encoding XdhC family protein, which produces MKEIRDILIRYEAASKAGKKSALATVVKVEGSSYRRAGARMLVTEDGQLTGAISGGCLEGDALRKALTAILQQENKLITYDTTDEDDAKFGIQLGCNGIVHILFEPVSPEMELNPIKLLELLQQKRENAVLVTLFSHSNKNQLGTTLLYRKDETYAKSASGFDKLIQGDIVAAFENEMSAFKPYENETEAFIEFIPPPLSLIVAGAGNDAQPLVNIASILGWEITVVDGRPTHANSLRFPNAHRIIMQKAENVLPHLSIDNRTACVLMTHNYNYDSTLLNDLLKTNIRYIGALGPKKKLNKMLDELNKGTSEAFKNLYGPVGLDIGAETAEEIAVSIAAEIKMVFTGGTAQSLRKKKQPIHLHVVE; this is translated from the coding sequence ATGAAAGAGATCAGAGATATTTTGATTCGCTACGAAGCGGCATCCAAAGCGGGAAAAAAATCGGCCTTGGCTACAGTTGTAAAGGTAGAAGGTTCTTCGTACCGAAGAGCGGGTGCGCGAATGCTGGTTACCGAAGATGGTCAGTTAACAGGAGCAATTAGCGGCGGCTGCCTGGAAGGCGATGCATTGCGAAAGGCGTTAACGGCAATTTTGCAACAAGAGAATAAGCTCATCACTTATGATACCACTGATGAGGATGATGCAAAATTTGGCATCCAATTGGGATGTAACGGCATTGTACACATTTTGTTCGAACCGGTTAGCCCCGAGATGGAGTTAAATCCGATTAAGCTCCTTGAATTGCTGCAACAAAAGCGAGAAAATGCGGTGCTCGTTACACTCTTCTCTCACTCGAACAAGAACCAATTGGGAACCACACTGCTTTATCGGAAAGATGAAACCTATGCCAAATCCGCATCTGGTTTCGATAAACTGATACAGGGCGATATTGTAGCTGCGTTTGAAAACGAAATGTCTGCTTTTAAGCCTTACGAAAACGAAACCGAGGCTTTTATCGAGTTTATTCCACCTCCCCTCTCGCTAATTGTTGCCGGTGCTGGCAACGATGCCCAGCCATTGGTTAATATTGCCTCTATTTTGGGTTGGGAGATTACCGTTGTTGATGGCCGGCCGACCCATGCCAACAGTTTACGTTTCCCTAACGCACACCGAATAATTATGCAGAAGGCCGAAAACGTGTTGCCGCATTTATCAATCGACAATAGAACCGCATGCGTGTTGATGACGCATAACTACAATTACGATTCGACGCTCTTAAACGACCTGCTAAAAACAAATATCCGCTATATAGGCGCCCTGGGACCGAAAAAGAAGTTAAATAAAATGCTCGACGAATTAAACAAAGGCACTAGCGAAGCCTTTAAAAATTTGTACGGACCTGTTGGGCTGGATATTGGCGCAGAAACTGCTGAGGAAATCGCCGTTTCTATTGCTGCAGAAATTAAAATGGTTTTTACCGGGGGCACGGCACAATCGCTCAGGAAAAAAAAACAACCGATACATTTACATGTTGTAGAGTAA
- the moaCB gene encoding bifunctional molybdenum cofactor biosynthesis protein MoaC/MoaB: protein MVNITHKSNTLRIAVATATITVSKPETIAAIEQRKVPKGDVFEFARAAGLLGVKKTSDVIPDCHPLPVEFTAITYHIENLSIIISVEVHTIYKTGVEVEAMHGASVTALTMYDMLKPIDKGVEISAIKLLKKSGGKTDFKVNDYQHIKAGVVVCSDSISAGNGEDRSGKSIISKLEQYGIETLAYDIIEDDFDLIQQKTKQLAAKVQLLIFTGGTGLSPRDVTVDAVSPLIEKTIDGIMETARRYGQDRMPFAMLSRGVAGLIGQTLVLTLPGSAKGAAESIDAIFPQVLHLFKVMEGGRH, encoded by the coding sequence ATGGTAAATATCACCCATAAATCAAATACATTACGCATTGCTGTTGCAACCGCCACAATAACCGTATCGAAGCCAGAAACTATCGCGGCAATTGAGCAGCGAAAAGTACCCAAAGGTGATGTTTTTGAGTTTGCACGGGCCGCTGGTTTATTGGGCGTAAAAAAAACCAGCGATGTAATTCCCGATTGCCATCCGCTACCTGTAGAGTTTACCGCCATTACCTACCATATTGAAAATTTAAGCATCATTATTTCCGTTGAGGTTCACACCATCTATAAAACAGGCGTTGAGGTTGAGGCCATGCATGGGGCATCAGTAACCGCATTAACCATGTACGATATGCTTAAGCCAATTGATAAGGGCGTGGAAATATCGGCTATCAAACTCCTTAAAAAATCGGGAGGCAAAACCGATTTCAAAGTAAACGATTACCAACACATCAAGGCGGGTGTAGTGGTTTGCTCCGATTCTATTTCAGCGGGCAACGGAGAAGACAGATCGGGTAAAAGTATCATTTCTAAATTGGAGCAATACGGCATCGAAACACTCGCTTACGATATTATCGAAGATGATTTTGATCTCATTCAACAAAAAACAAAGCAGCTTGCCGCCAAAGTACAGTTATTGATTTTTACAGGCGGTACGGGCCTTTCTCCTCGTGATGTTACCGTAGATGCCGTTTCGCCACTGATCGAAAAAACAATTGACGGCATCATGGAAACGGCGAGAAGATACGGACAAGACCGGATGCCTTTTGCCATGTTATCGCGTGGTGTTGCCGGATTGATCGGCCAAACGTTAGTGCTCACCCTGCCGGGATCAGCAAAAGGTGCTGCCGAAAGCATAGACGCTATCTTTCCGCAGGTTTTACACTTGTTTAAGGTGATGGAAGGCGGCAGACACTAA
- a CDS encoding response regulator transcription factor, with protein sequence MGKRVCVLEDDQGIREIIEFLLSEENYEVAGFSNIADFMVNARNVIPDLFLLDVMLPDGSGMDVCDLLKSSARTENVPVLMMSAHAALSDVKNGCKAQDFISKPFDIYDLLKRVDRQLKD encoded by the coding sequence ATGGGAAAAAGGGTTTGTGTGTTAGAGGATGATCAAGGGATCAGAGAAATCATTGAATTTTTACTTAGTGAAGAGAATTACGAAGTGGCGGGCTTTTCAAACATCGCCGACTTTATGGTTAACGCCAGGAATGTTATTCCCGATTTGTTTCTTTTGGACGTAATGTTGCCGGATGGCAGTGGAATGGATGTATGCGATTTACTTAAATCGTCGGCCCGGACAGAAAATGTGCCGGTACTGATGATGAGCGCACATGCCGCACTAAGCGACGTAAAAAACGGATGCAAGGCCCAGGATTTTATTTCGAAACCATTTGATATTTATGATCTGCTTAAAAGGGTAGATCGGCAGCTGAAAGATTAA
- a CDS encoding molybdenum cofactor biosynthesis protein MoaE, with protein sequence MMGDKKIKNIFVDGAIPTALIADSIAKHSSKTDIGGHSIFLGQIRADKVDGKVVSAIEYTAYQELALEKMHAIREEIFGKYPLTCMHIYHSLGTVKTGEICLFVFTSSAHRKPAIAACEEIVERLKAELPIWGKEIFDDSTHQWKENI encoded by the coding sequence ATGATGGGCGATAAAAAGATCAAAAACATATTTGTTGATGGAGCAATACCAACGGCGCTAATAGCCGATAGCATTGCAAAGCACAGCAGTAAAACGGATATCGGCGGGCACAGTATTTTTTTGGGGCAAATTAGAGCCGATAAAGTCGATGGAAAAGTAGTATCAGCCATTGAATACACCGCTTACCAGGAATTGGCGCTCGAAAAAATGCATGCGATCCGCGAAGAAATTTTTGGTAAATATCCTTTAACCTGCATGCACATTTACCACAGTTTAGGCACCGTTAAAACCGGCGAAATTTGTCTGTTCGTTTTCACTTCATCAGCCCACCGCAAACCAGCAATAGCAGCCTGCGAGGAAATTGTAGAACGATTGAAAGCCGAACTGCCTATTTGGGGCAAAGAAATTTTTGATGACAGCACGCATCAATGGAAAGAGAATATTTAA
- the moaA gene encoding GTP 3',8-cyclase MoaA: MIKDSFGRVHDYLRISLTDNCNFRCFYCMPEEEYDFTPASRLMQTDEIIKIATLFVAQGVKKIRLTGGEPLVRKDAAAIITALGKLPVELVITTNGTRIAEMLPTLIEANIKTVNISLDTLQPEKFMLITRRDVFHQVRSNIELLLQHKIAVKINMVVMKGLNDNEIVDFIAWTKHNPIQVRFIEFMPFTGNKWTSNKMFSLDEILAVVAREYTLLPVAAEPNDTAKHFMIPGHEGSFAVISTMTAPFCSTCNRMRLTADGKLKNCLFSQGETDLLTPLRNNQEILPLIEASIWSKAKELGGQLGSHFEKLDAELITNRSMITIGG, encoded by the coding sequence ATGATTAAAGATTCTTTTGGTCGAGTACATGATTATTTGCGAATATCGCTAACCGATAACTGCAATTTTCGCTGTTTTTATTGCATGCCCGAGGAGGAGTACGACTTTACGCCCGCTTCGAGATTGATGCAGACCGACGAAATTATAAAAATTGCGACCCTGTTTGTGGCCCAGGGGGTAAAAAAAATCAGGCTAACGGGTGGCGAGCCCCTGGTGAGAAAAGACGCTGCCGCCATTATTACTGCCCTCGGAAAACTCCCCGTAGAATTGGTGATCACCACTAATGGAACACGAATTGCAGAAATGCTCCCTACTTTGATTGAGGCAAATATAAAAACCGTAAACATTAGCCTCGATACCCTGCAGCCCGAAAAGTTTATGTTAATTACCCGCCGCGATGTATTTCATCAGGTGAGAAGCAACATCGAATTACTGCTTCAGCACAAAATTGCGGTTAAGATAAACATGGTGGTTATGAAAGGCTTAAACGACAACGAAATTGTCGATTTTATAGCATGGACGAAGCACAACCCGATACAGGTAAGGTTTATCGAATTTATGCCCTTTACCGGCAACAAGTGGACAAGCAATAAAATGTTTTCGCTGGATGAAATTTTAGCTGTTGTAGCACGCGAATATACCCTGCTGCCTGTAGCGGCCGAGCCGAACGATACGGCGAAGCACTTTATGATTCCGGGGCATGAAGGTTCGTTTGCCGTAATTAGCACCATGACCGCTCCTTTTTGCAGTACTTGCAACAGAATGCGCTTAACTGCCGATGGAAAACTGAAGAATTGTCTTTTCTCGCAAGGTGAAACCGATTTATTAACGCCTTTAAGAAATAATCAGGAAATTTTACCGCTGATAGAAGCTTCTATCTGGAGCAAGGCCAAAGAACTTGGCGGACAACTCGGCAGTCACTTTGAGAAATTAGATGCCGAGTTGATAACTAACAGAAGTATGATCACCATTGGAGGCTAA
- a CDS encoding MoaD/ThiS family protein, which yields MQIQLVTFGKITEIIPTQQFKVGTISDTDGLRALLQETFPALGQMKYALAVNKKLVQANIEFAEDAVIAIMPPFSGG from the coding sequence ATGCAGATACAATTGGTCACTTTCGGCAAAATCACCGAAATTATTCCCACCCAGCAATTCAAAGTCGGTACAATTTCGGATACCGATGGTTTGAGGGCGCTGCTTCAAGAAACATTCCCAGCATTGGGCCAAATGAAGTATGCTTTGGCTGTAAACAAAAAGCTGGTTCAGGCGAATATTGAATTTGCAGAAGATGCAGTTATTGCAATTATGCCACCCTTTTCTGGCGGATAA